Genomic window (Pan troglodytes isolate AG18354 chromosome 22, NHGRI_mPanTro3-v2.0_pri, whole genome shotgun sequence):
TTCCTTTGTTAACAACAAcgaaaaccaaccaaccaaaaaacaaaacaaaccccccccccccacacacaaaagtAGCAATGCTGGCCCTTGGTCTTTTCCCTGACCTAAATTTCACTCTCTTGTAAAAAGGTCATTTCCCCCTACCCAAGGGAGAATACCAACATATTTTTTCTGACATACCTCTAAGGCTCCAAACCTTCCACAACGATCAAGAAAAATGACTTGTTTAAAAGCTTATTTATATAGTGTTGACAATAAGATTGTCATAGTATGGACATGGAATAGAATATATTCAACTGGCCAGTGGAATTTTATGTCAGAATAAGCCTATGCCTTCACTTCTCCATGATGTTGCATAATACCCACTCCTATTACTGTATAATATTTCCAGTAGCTATTTACAAATCATTCTGAGGAAAAATAACCATTTAGGGTTTTAGATCATATTAGGAAATCACacctatttttaatataaaaatcttagaaaCCACTTCAAGTAGAACAATTTTAAATCAATATCCTTCTAACTAGTAGTGATTATAGAATAATTTTTGATAGGTCATTTGCTAACCTGGTTCACAATTAAGAACAAAATATCTGGTGAATGAATTGTGGATTGTACAAACTGAACCAAAAAAACAGACCTGTTTCACAATTGAAACCCCATGTGGCttcaataatatattaatttcttCTAAGACAGTATCAACATGTACTTTTCATcactattttaaagtaaaagatcCAATGGAGTGATTGTGTACAATTCTGTCATGTATATGTGCcctttgtactttttatttaGTCAATCTGAGTTTAGTGCCTTTCTTGGGTTTAAACTAAATGTTGTAAGCTTTGTTGGCATTGTTCTTAGGACAATGGTTTTAATAAAGGTTAAGGATGTATTCAGGAGAAGTTTCCAAACCATCCTGGAATCACCTGAGTTTGGTAAGTGGCCCTGTTTTTCCATCCCTAAGGCTAACTAAGTGGATGTTACTCATTAGAACACACAAATAATCACAGATTTTCCTGAGATGTTGAGCCAGATATGAAAGTTATCCCCTccacccaatttttttttgtcataaaAAGTGTTCTGAACCCGATTTCCAAAGACATAACGGTAATATATGAACTACAATATTGCAAATTTTGAGCTGATGTGTGACTGTATTGGGGAAAATAGAGGCATcacatagttttttgtttttgttttacagtcTCATGTTCTGAGGAAAGTCATAAGTCATGGTTCTCAAACACAAGAAACACCTAGAGAGCATGTTAAGATGCAGATGGAAGATTCCAGGTCCACTTAGCAGAGATTCTTGTTCTGTAGATCTGAGATGCTGCctatgaatctgcattttaaaacaagTGCTCCAGATGGTTCTAATGCAAGTGGTCTGAGTTCAGCTTTAAGGAATCCTGGTCATAAGACTCGCAGGTACCACAGGAATGGTGAGAGTTAACTTTTACAAGAGATGGTGAAAACTGTCCAAAGAAAAGCCATTTTGCTTCTGttaaaaacaatttcttaaaTATTCAACTTTTCAGGAAACCACCTAAAGATAAATGTTaacttttctaattctgtaaaaggAGGAGTATTAATTTAGTAAAgtagttaaaatacaaaaaatggaaatctgccttttttttttaaaggatctaTCAAACTTCCCTCAATTGTAATCAATTTTTACTAAGTAGCACAAggtttaaagaaatatatattgaaaaggaTCGGGGTGGGACAGACACATTGGGAACCACAAAACCTCTTCcaagagttaaaaataaacacctttttttttctttttagcaaaagtgaaaaatgtaagcatatatttttctaatttatttttgaattggaTAATAAGCTGTGAATCAGcactaggtttttttttattggatAATTGTCCTTTAAAGAGTTGTTTAACAGTTTggactttaaaaatgtgttatgtaGGCTGACttctgaaaagcaaaataaagtacCCTAATAAAGGCAGCAGAATGCATTAATCCACTATGAAtggagttttacattttaatttatgcctattatttatgtttataaaagaaTTTCATTCATAGGCTACTCACAGTTGTTATCTGATGCATACAGAAGTGTTAAACAACCAATTGCTAGTTCAGTAGTTTCCTCATGACATCTAATGTTAAGCAAAAATTAGTATGCATATTTCAACATCACCAGTAACCAatacttttcaaaatgaaaaaagtttcAATTATACCATGCTTTTTTCAAATCATGctcttatttatacagatctcaaGTTCGTACTCATTAGTTTTAAAAAGATCCAAAACTGGATGGCAGGTACATTTTATTCTGATTCTTTCTTTATCGTTAGCACGTTTCCCAGAAGTCCATAAACTTCTCCATTTGCGCTGTGTGGGCGAGAAGCATTATTTCCCATATGGCTATTGTAAGGGCTTCTTAAATTAAAGAAAGAAGCTTTCGTTTCTGCAGTAGGAAGTAACTCTTCTTTGACTGTGACCTGTGAGACACTTTCAGCAGATGAAGGCTCCCTCCAAATGTCCTTGTCTTGTGTTTCTCGACTGGTAACAGAATTGCCTCCTTTTTGGAGCATGTAATATAGTATTGGGTTGGTTTTGGTCAATCTTGGAGAGTCTTTTTCATACTCATTCTTCTCTGCATCAGTGATAACCCACTTAATGGGTCCTTTCTCACTGGGCATGGAACACCCATTCAAAAGCCCAGATTCTGGTCTAGACCCTGCACAGCCCAAGTGCTCAGGGAAAGTAGGACTCACAGGAGTTTTTACTACACCTGGGTATGAAAATGTCCTGTTATCCATGCAACTGCTGGGCTGAGTGGAACTGTACATCAGtccatttaaagaagaaatgctAAATTCAGGTTTGCTGTTGGTCACATTATTTTTGTGTCCTTTCTTTTTACTGTCAGCCACAGAGTTACTTCTGTGCGGGGACAAATCTCGCACACAGTTTTCTGAGAGAAGCAGCTGTTTCAGAACATTAAAGCTTTTGCTCTCTCTGGCCCAACTCCTGTGTTCACTTTCGCTGGCTGAGCCATGACCAGCAGGATATTTAAATTCAAGATCATTTCTGCTAAATTTCAGCTCTTCCTGGTTAAGCAAGGACCCATACAGTACTTCTGGGGCACTGTGATTGTTTGCAGCATCAACAatgttgtttttcatctttttaaatggaTTTTCTAATGGCTCAGTATAAAGCTTCCTTTTCTTAGGGACCATGCAAAGATTCTTTGATTCTAGAAGTGCCATTTCATTATTTCTGTGACTCCTGTCTGAATCATCTGCCAGGTAACTATCTTGATTTTGTCTTAGCAATCGACTTAACAGACCAttcttggagaaagaaaaatcctGAGGTGAAACAGGCTCCGATTTAAAGTCTTCGGACACTGGTAAGGCAGGTGCGCTTCTCTGCACAGCAGGAGCCATACCCAAGAATGGGGCACTCTTAGCATCATGGCTCAAGTGCACATTTGTGTTAGGAATTTGTAAGTCATCACAAGGCTCAGATTTTATTTTCACCATCAATATTTGTTCACTTAAAGCTCTCTCTGAGTGTTCCTGAGTACTTTCATCTCTTAAgggagttttctcttttttttcactcTTCCCTTTGTTGGAGTTCCCCAGGAGCAACTGGAGGACAGTACGTCTTTCAAGCAGATTTTCTATTTCAGAACCAGAAAGCCCTGGTTCAGGACCTGTTGGTTGACTAgtaaatgctttattttcttcaactgcatttgttttatttgagagCAAAGGGCTATTTAATCTATCAATCATACCTATCGGTTTATCTGTGTTTCCAGTTAACAGCTGTTTGCTGGGTCTCTGCTCTTCCACTGACATGGATGACTGCATTCCACATTGTGCTAAATTTTGTAACAGCTTACTGGCACTAAAAGTTGCAGAGTTTTGTGCACCTTCGTTTTGGGCTGGTTTCTCTCCTGGTGGGTCTTTGCTTTTTGTAAGGTCCATTGAGTGGTTAGATGCAGTATTTGTTAGCTTTTCAGACTGAGTACTGCAGGCATATGGTGGGGAATTCCATTTGATGACCAGAGAGTGTTGAGAGAGATTGATGGGAGACCCTGCTTTGCTTGATGTAAGTAAAGGTGGAGTGCTCACTGGAGTAGTCCGATTTGTACCGGGGCTCTCTATCACAGAAGTCCTTGCATAATTTTGTGTATTGAACTTGCTCACATCATTGTGTACTCCCTGAGGGCTGgtgtttttttctacattttcttcattcttatgGCCAAGTAGCAATTGAAGAAGTGTTACTTTCTGGTGTGAGTTTAGCTTAGAATTCTTTGAGGTATCTTGATCTTCTTTGATATCTACATCTGGGACTTTTGGATCCCAAGTGTTTAGCAAGGATTGAGTAAAGTTATCCAGGGAAACAGGTTGGTCAGATTCTGATTTTTCAGTTCGGTGTTTGCAAGACAAGTCTATGGGAACACAGTTGGAATAAGAACTTTCATCACCACTGCTGTCATCTGTAAAACTAGGATTGTTATCTGAATATTCATCAATAGTTGTAGGTGTACTACTTTCCTCAAAAATGCTTCCTCTCTCACTGTGACTGTGTCCATTCATTGGCTTAGGTATAGTCTGGCTTTTAAGAAGATGTAAAAGCAAACTATTGTTAGCAGCctgttttatattgtttctttCCAGTGAGTTCTTATAACCTGCATTTTTAGGGGAAGAAGGAATGATACCCATTGGATTTTGAAACACTGTAGCACTACTTTTGCTAGCCATCAGTTTGCTTGATGATGTTCTTGCCTGACCATTAAGATGGCCTGACACTCCTTTTGGGAGCTGGAAACTGCCAACATCCTTCTGGCCATTTTCTTGCAATCTGGCCATAGCAGCAAGTCTTTCACTTGCTGCTTGATTTGCATTTTGCGTTTTTAAAGCGTGTTCTCGAGAATACTGCTGCAAATGGGCTTCGCTTGACAGAAGTAATGCTAACTGGCTACAAGCAACACTAGGTTTAGGTGAGGTGGCAGGACTAGCCCTTTTTTCCACCATGCTTGCAACAGCCTGTAATCTTGCAGCACATGACAACGGTTCACTCATGACCTTTGTTCCACTTTGTCCAACATGATGAGGAGACTCTGCAAACCTATCTCTGATGAGGTTTTTAGTCACATCAGGAAGATTCGTATCAGGCTTTTGATCTTTAACTTTACTTTTCTTCAACAAAGTTTTTAAGTGACTTGATGCAACACCATAGCACCTTAAATCCTTCTCCACTTTTAAAGAATCATGACTGAGGGCATAACCTTGCTCCTTGAGGCTCTGCCTGATTTGTTGTGACAGAGCAACAGTCTGCAGCCTAGAGCTGAATGACTGAAGCAAAGAGGCCAGTAATGTGCTATCCTGTTTGCCTTTAGGCACACTGTCAACCATGCCAGCTAGCAAAGCTTCCTTCTTTACGTTTAAATTCACGATAGAATCAGACAGCCTCTTCCGCTTTGCTGCATTCCAGTCCTCAGAAGACTGCAACAGTCTGGCTTTTTTGAGGTGCAGCATGCCAGATCCCTGATATGTATGTGTATTGAGAACTGGACCATTACTTTGACAGGTGGGAAATGCACTGCCAGAAATGTTAAAGTTCTGATCCTCTTCATTATGCCCAGCAGACTTTTTGTCAACGGCAGTACCTGATCCCCCTGCTGCCTGATGCATTAGTAATCCTTCTAGGTAAGTTAAAACAATAGAATCCTGGTGCACATCAGAGCCAAGCTCTTCTCCATGAGTCATGTTCAATAGAAGTGTTCACAAGGGCTTGGTT
Coding sequences:
- the NRIP1 gene encoding nuclear receptor-interacting protein 1: MTHGEELGSDVHQDSIVLTYLEGLLMHQAAGGSGTAVDKKSAGHNEEDQNFNISGSAFPTCQSNGPVLNTHTYQGSGMLHLKKARLLQSSEDWNAAKRKRLSDSIVNLNVKKEALLAGMVDSVPKGKQDSTLLASLLQSFSSRLQTVALSQQIRQSLKEQGYALSHDSLKVEKDLRCYGVASSHLKTLLKKSKVKDQKPDTNLPDVTKNLIRDRFAESPHHVGQSGTKVMSEPLSCAARLQAVASMVEKRASPATSPKPSVACSQLALLLSSEAHLQQYSREHALKTQNANQAASERLAAMARLQENGQKDVGSFQLPKGVSGHLNGQARTSSSKLMASKSSATVFQNPMGIIPSSPKNAGYKNSLERNNIKQAANNSLLLHLLKSQTIPKPMNGHSHSERGSIFEESSTPTTIDEYSDNNPSFTDDSSGDESSYSNCVPIDLSCKHRTEKSESDQPVSLDNFTQSLLNTWDPKVPDVDIKEDQDTSKNSKLNSHQKVTLLQLLLGHKNEENVEKNTSPQGVHNDVSKFNTQNYARTSVIESPGTNRTTPVSTPPLLTSSKAGSPINLSQHSLVIKWNSPPYACSTQSEKLTNTASNHSMDLTKSKDPPGEKPAQNEGAQNSATFSASKLLQNLAQCGMQSSMSVEEQRPSKQLLTGNTDKPIGMIDRLNSPLLSNKTNAVEENKAFTSQPTGPEPGLSGSEIENLLERRTVLQLLLGNSNKGKSEKKEKTPLRDESTQEHSERALSEQILMVKIKSEPCDDLQIPNTNVHLSHDAKSAPFLGMAPAVQRSAPALPVSEDFKSEPVSPQDFSFSKNGLLSRLLRQNQDSYLADDSDRSHRNNEMALLESKNLCMVPKKRKLYTEPLENPFKKMKNNIVDAANNHSAPEVLYGSLLNQEELKFSRNDLEFKYPAGHGSASESEHRSWARESKSFNVLKQLLLSENCVRDLSPHRSNSVADSKKKGHKNNVTNSKPEFSISSLNGLMYSSTQPSSCMDNRTFSYPGVVKTPVSPTFPEHLGCAGSRPESGLLNGCSMPSEKGPIKWVITDAEKNEYEKDSPRLTKTNPILYYMLQKGGNSVTSRETQDKDIWREPSSAESVSQVTVKEELLPTAETKASFFNLRSPYNSHMGNNASRPHSANGEVYGLLGNVLTIKKESE